One Malus sylvestris chromosome 14, drMalSylv7.2, whole genome shotgun sequence DNA segment encodes these proteins:
- the LOC126599401 gene encoding CBS domain-containing protein CBSCBSPB1-like isoform X2: MASQGGSSRRSLSLTNTSLQDKKKPSDASNGGPDSARKSFTASRSMGLTGERTVKRLRLSKALTVPENTSVQEACRRMAARRVDALLLTDSNALLCGILTDKDIATRVISRELDLEETLVSKVMTRNPIFVLSDTLAVEALQKMVQGKFRHLPVVENGEVIALLDIAKCLYDAIARMERAAEKGKAIAAAVEGVEKHWGTSGSGSNTFVETLRERLFRPSLSTIIPESTKVLIVSPTDTVLMTTKKMQEMRVSSAVVTIDNKPRGILTSKDILMRVISQNLPPKTTLVEKVMTPNPECATVDTPIVDALHTMHDGKFLHIPVLDRDGAVVAVVDVIHITHAAVATVGNTAGASNEAATNMMQKFWDSAMALSPNDDDDESRSEGSLKLASESAVTGRSLPFPPSNFPNTFAFKLQDKRGRMHRFTCNIQNLTELITSIIQRMGDDIDRNNLPQILYEDEDRDKVILASDSDLVAAVDHAKQVGWKGLRLHLDYSGTRSRRRRGSAAGNVDYAYADSAWASAYNAAAAGAALAVGLGVLAYLKRSGN, translated from the exons ATGGCTAGTCAAGGCGGTTCTTCGAGGAGAAGTCTGTCATTGACGAACACATCGTTGCAGGACAAGAAGAAACCCTCTGATGCTAGTAACGGAGGCCCTGATTCTGCCCGAAAATCTTTCACAGCTTCTCGTTCAAT GGGGCTAACTGGAGAGCGCACGGTGAAACGGTTGCGGCTATCAAAGGCTCTGACGGTACCTGAAAATACCAGTGTTCAAGAAGCTTGTCGTCGGATGGCTGCTCGTAGAGTCGATGCTTTGTTGTTAACGGACTCTAATGCATTGCTCTGTGGAATACTTACTGACAAG GATATAGCGACAAGGGTTATTTCTCgtgagcttgatcttgaagaaaccCTTGTTTCTAAAGTTATGACAAGGAACCCGATATTTGTTCTTTCAGACACTCTTGCTGTTGAGGCCCTTCAGAAAATGGTGCAAG GGAAATTCAGACATTTGCCTGTTGTGGAGAATGGAGAGGTCATTGCTTTACTTGATATAGCAAAGTGTTTATATGATGCCATTGCTCGAATGGAAAGAGCAGCTGAAAAGGGAAAGGCTATTGCTGCTGCTGTGGAAGGTGTTGAAAAACATTGGGGCACATCTGGTTCTG GTTCCAATACATTCGTTGAGACACTTCGAGAGCGGTTGTTTAGACCATCCTTGTCAACAATCATTCCGGAGAGTACAAA GGTTTTAATAGTTTCACCAACAGATACAGTTTTGATGACAACAAAGAAGATGCAGGAAATGCGAGTAAGCTCGGCAGTTGTGACGATTGACAACAAGCCACGAGGAATTCTTAC CTCAAAAGATATCTTAATGCGCgtgatatcacaaaatcttcctcCGAAGACCACTCTTGTAGAGAAG GTCATGACTCCAAATCCCGAATGTGCTACAGTTGATACACCAATCGTTGATGCGTTGCATACCATGCATGATGGAAAGTTTTTACACATTCCTGTTCTCGACAGAG ATGGAGCTGTAGTTGCCGTTGTTGATGTAATTCATATCACTCATGCTGCTGTGGCCACT GTTGGAAATACTGCTGGAGCGAGTAATGAGGCTGCAACCAATATGATGCAAAAGTTTTGGGACTCTGCCATGGCCTTGAGTCCcaatgatgatgacgatgagtcTCGGAg TGAAGGTTCTTTGAAACTGGCTTCTGAGAGTGCAGTGACAGGGAGATCGCTTCCCTTTCCACCGTCCAATTTTCCAAATACGTTTGCTTTCAAACTTCAAGATAAAAGGGGCCGAATGCATAGATTCACTTGCA ACATTCAGAATTTGACAGAACTTATAACCTCCATCATTCAGAGAATGGGAGATGACATTGACCGCAACAACCTTCCTCAAATTTTG TATGAAGATGAGGACCGTGATAAAGTTATATTGGCATCAGATAGTGATCTTGTAGCGGCTGTGGATCATGCAAAGCAAGTTGGTTGGAAG GGTTTGAGACTGCATTTGGATTATTCAGGAACACGCAGTCGCCGGCGAAGGGGTTCAGCTGCAGGAAATGTGGATTATGCATATGCAGATTCTGCATGGGCATCAGCATACAATGCTGCGGCAGCTGGGGCTGCTCTTGCTGTTGGCTTAGGCGTTTTAGCGTACCTGAAGAGATCCGGTAACTGA
- the LOC126599403 gene encoding uncharacterized protein LOC126599403, with protein sequence MFPTSNFFENFQNPPTFLSDLRNPSFTFSFFSSSLFWFCRGEQGAKMADWGPVVIAVMLFVLLTPGLLFQIPGHGRLVEFGNMETSGASILVHSVIYFGLITIFLIAIGVHIYTDAD encoded by the coding sequence ATGTTCCCAACCTCAAATTTCTTCGAAAACTTCCAAAACCCACCCACCTTCCTCTCTGATCTTCGAAACCCATCTTTtactttctccttcttctcctcgtCTTTGTTCTGGTTTTGCAGAGGAGAGCAGGGGGCAAAAATGGCAGACTGGGGTCCGGTGGTGATAGCGGTGATGCTGTTTGTGCTATTGACACCCGGGCTTCTGTTTCAGATACCCGGCCATGGGAGGTTGGTGGAGTTCGGGAACATGGAGACCAGCGGCGCTTCCATTCTGGTACACTCCGTCATCTACTTTGGCCTCATCACCATCTTCCTTATTGCCATCGGAGTTCACATCTATACAGATGCTGattaa
- the LOC126599124 gene encoding tabersonine-19-hydroxy-O-acetyltransferase-like gives MAGRMYVPVVLFYNPAGGACAVEKSNLLKKSLSETLALYYPFAGRIVDAEYIDCTDEGVTYLEAKIHAKLSEVLRNPDNETLDLLFADNLQWEDTNLSTLLAVQVSNFECGGMAISMCMSHKLGDAATLITFIKDWSAMASNSGEHVIPLFDLTSMFPQDDLPIGKEHVNDKGKLATRRFVFDALKIAALKAIVAQKVQNPTRVEVVTALLFKCASSTSGGRAVLCQNINLRSRLVPPLPENFVGNLAWFFPVPKLEEDGEIELPGFVGQMKEALAEFCNTYASKFRGKEWRLSIKQHMEKAKELFGSNTAKYICSSWCRLRIYEVDFGWGKPVWARIGSRAGKNVSILMDTRSGDGIEAFVTLEEQDMAKFERNEELLAFATFNPNPIEELS, from the coding sequence ATGGCTGGTCGTATGTACGTGCCGGTGGTTCTTTTCTACAACCCTGCGGGTGGCGCATGTGCTGTTGAAAAATCCAATCTGCTCAAGAAGTCTCTCTCGGAAACACTAGCCTTGTACTACCCATTTGCTGGAAGGATCGTAGATGCAGAATATATTGACTGTACTGATGAGGGAGTGACATATTTGGAAGCGAAAATCCATGCCAAGTTGTCAGAAGTTCTCCGAAATCCTGACAATGAAACATTAGACCTTTTATTTGCAGACAATTTGCAATGGGAGGACACAAATCTGAGCACTTTACTTGCCGTTCAGGTTAGCAACTTTGAGTGTGGAGGAATGGCAATAAGCATGTGCATGTCACACAAACTTGGCGATGCGGCCACCCTGATCACGTTCATCAAAGACTGGTCCGCCATGGCTTCAAACTCAGGTGAACATGTGATCCCTCTATTCGATTTAACCTCAATGTTCCCACAGGACGACCTACCGATTGGTAAGGAACATGTTAATGATAAAGGGAAGCTTGCCACAAGAAGGTTTGTATTTGATGCCCTAAAAATTGCCGCCCTCAAGGCCATTGTTGCTCAGAAAGTGCAAAACCCTACAAGGGTAGAGGTTGTGACTGCACTACTATTTAAGTGTGCAAGCTCAACCTCTGGTGGACGAGCAGTCCTTTGCCAAAATATCAACTTGCGTTCGAGGCTCGTCCCTCCGTTGCCGGAAAATTTTGTAGGAAATTTGGCTTGGTTCTTTCCAGTACCAAAACTAGAGGAGGATGGTGAGATAGAGTTGCCTGGCTTCGTGGGACAAATGAAAGAGGCTTTGGCTGAATTCTGCAATACATATGCGAGCAAGTTTAGAGGCAAAGAATGGCGCTTGAGCATTAAGCAACACATGGAGAAGGCTAAGGAATTGTTTGGGAGCAACACAGCTAAATATATATGTAGCAGCTGGTGTAGGCTTCGAATATACGAAGTGGACTTTGGGTGGGGAAAGCCGGTGTGGGCGAGGATCGGCAGCCGTGCGGGGAAGAATGTCAGTATTCTAATGGATACAAGAAGTGGGGATGGGATTGAGGCCTTTGTGACGTTGGAAGAGCAAGACATGGCAAAGTTTGAGCGTAATGAGGAGTTACTAGCATTTGCTACTTTTAACCCAAATCCCATTGAGGAACTCTCGTGA
- the LOC126599401 gene encoding CBS domain-containing protein CBSCBSPB1-like isoform X1 has product MASQGGSSRRSLSLTNTSLQDKKKPSDASNGGPDSARKSFTASRSMGLTGERTVKRLRLSKALTVPENTSVQEACRRMAARRVDALLLTDSNALLCGILTDKDIATRVISRELDLEETLVSKVMTRNPIFVLSDTLAVEALQKMVQGKFRHLPVVENGEVIALLDIAKCLYDAIARMERAAEKGKAIAAAVEGVEKHWGTSGSDAGSNTFVETLRERLFRPSLSTIIPESTKVLIVSPTDTVLMTTKKMQEMRVSSAVVTIDNKPRGILTSKDILMRVISQNLPPKTTLVEKVMTPNPECATVDTPIVDALHTMHDGKFLHIPVLDRDGAVVAVVDVIHITHAAVATVGNTAGASNEAATNMMQKFWDSAMALSPNDDDDESRSEGSLKLASESAVTGRSLPFPPSNFPNTFAFKLQDKRGRMHRFTCNIQNLTELITSIIQRMGDDIDRNNLPQILYEDEDRDKVILASDSDLVAAVDHAKQVGWKGLRLHLDYSGTRSRRRRGSAAGNVDYAYADSAWASAYNAAAAGAALAVGLGVLAYLKRSGN; this is encoded by the exons ATGGCTAGTCAAGGCGGTTCTTCGAGGAGAAGTCTGTCATTGACGAACACATCGTTGCAGGACAAGAAGAAACCCTCTGATGCTAGTAACGGAGGCCCTGATTCTGCCCGAAAATCTTTCACAGCTTCTCGTTCAAT GGGGCTAACTGGAGAGCGCACGGTGAAACGGTTGCGGCTATCAAAGGCTCTGACGGTACCTGAAAATACCAGTGTTCAAGAAGCTTGTCGTCGGATGGCTGCTCGTAGAGTCGATGCTTTGTTGTTAACGGACTCTAATGCATTGCTCTGTGGAATACTTACTGACAAG GATATAGCGACAAGGGTTATTTCTCgtgagcttgatcttgaagaaaccCTTGTTTCTAAAGTTATGACAAGGAACCCGATATTTGTTCTTTCAGACACTCTTGCTGTTGAGGCCCTTCAGAAAATGGTGCAAG GGAAATTCAGACATTTGCCTGTTGTGGAGAATGGAGAGGTCATTGCTTTACTTGATATAGCAAAGTGTTTATATGATGCCATTGCTCGAATGGAAAGAGCAGCTGAAAAGGGAAAGGCTATTGCTGCTGCTGTGGAAGGTGTTGAAAAACATTGGGGCACATCTGGTTCTG aTGCAGGTTCCAATACATTCGTTGAGACACTTCGAGAGCGGTTGTTTAGACCATCCTTGTCAACAATCATTCCGGAGAGTACAAA GGTTTTAATAGTTTCACCAACAGATACAGTTTTGATGACAACAAAGAAGATGCAGGAAATGCGAGTAAGCTCGGCAGTTGTGACGATTGACAACAAGCCACGAGGAATTCTTAC CTCAAAAGATATCTTAATGCGCgtgatatcacaaaatcttcctcCGAAGACCACTCTTGTAGAGAAG GTCATGACTCCAAATCCCGAATGTGCTACAGTTGATACACCAATCGTTGATGCGTTGCATACCATGCATGATGGAAAGTTTTTACACATTCCTGTTCTCGACAGAG ATGGAGCTGTAGTTGCCGTTGTTGATGTAATTCATATCACTCATGCTGCTGTGGCCACT GTTGGAAATACTGCTGGAGCGAGTAATGAGGCTGCAACCAATATGATGCAAAAGTTTTGGGACTCTGCCATGGCCTTGAGTCCcaatgatgatgacgatgagtcTCGGAg TGAAGGTTCTTTGAAACTGGCTTCTGAGAGTGCAGTGACAGGGAGATCGCTTCCCTTTCCACCGTCCAATTTTCCAAATACGTTTGCTTTCAAACTTCAAGATAAAAGGGGCCGAATGCATAGATTCACTTGCA ACATTCAGAATTTGACAGAACTTATAACCTCCATCATTCAGAGAATGGGAGATGACATTGACCGCAACAACCTTCCTCAAATTTTG TATGAAGATGAGGACCGTGATAAAGTTATATTGGCATCAGATAGTGATCTTGTAGCGGCTGTGGATCATGCAAAGCAAGTTGGTTGGAAG GGTTTGAGACTGCATTTGGATTATTCAGGAACACGCAGTCGCCGGCGAAGGGGTTCAGCTGCAGGAAATGTGGATTATGCATATGCAGATTCTGCATGGGCATCAGCATACAATGCTGCGGCAGCTGGGGCTGCTCTTGCTGTTGGCTTAGGCGTTTTAGCGTACCTGAAGAGATCCGGTAACTGA